The window AGCTTCCCCCTCACGAACTGACCAAGGGTTATCGGCAGGCTTCTTAGGAACTCGAACTCCAAGCCGTCTATTTTGAGAACAGTGTCAATTCCGACGGAGGCCATCCATGCTATCATGAAGAGAACCGAAACAACGGCCCATTCACTGACCTTTCTCGAACTCAGTACACTGATGGCTGTCGGAAGGACAATAAAGAGGGGAAGTAAAAGCCCAACGAACAGGGAGCTCTTCCTGAAAATTATCCTGAGGTCCTTCATTGTTAGCGCCAGCACCGGGGACAGGATTTTGGCCCTGAACTTGGAAACGACAGTGCGAGAGGTCTTGAGGTTCTCACCCATCCTTTCCCACAGCCTACGAATAACTACCAGGTATAAGGGAGCAAGGATGGCAATGTAGCCGAGCAGTATTAAAACCGAGATAATGGGTTCGAGTATTGACGTCACAGAGAACGGGTATGCTATGGAATAGCGCGAAAAAACCGGGATAAGCTCCTTATAGTGTTCAGAAACGTAGGCCTGGATGTAGTTGAGGGCGTAAAACATGCTGATGAATAGCAGTACCCCCATCGTTCTCGCAAGGGTCTTCAGGCTTGAGAACCTTCCGTCGACACTGGCGGAGCCGAAGAATCTGAATATCACCAGGCCCAGAACGTGGCCGAGGAACGCACCAATGGTTATCCAGAGGAGACCCAGGATGCCTGTGAGGCCGTAGTTGAGAGCCAAAACCCCGACTGACGGAAGCATGGCGACCAGGGCCGGAACGTTGTCAATCATGAGAAGCAGGCTGAGATATTTGGCCCCGGTTTTTATTGGGAGCGGCTTCAACGGCTCAAAAATTCCCATAGAGGTAGTGTAGGAAGCGTTGACTGCAGTTGTGTAGAGAGCCATCACAAAGGGAAGCATTGCGTATGTTGAGAACATTATAACTGCCTTGGTTTTGTCTCCGGTTGATTTTATGGCCATCGCCATCATGAAACCAAAGAAGAGGAACGCAATGGACTGGAAAAGAATGCCCCGGATTATGTCCCCGCTGGTTTTAAGCTGCTTCTCGAACTTTTTGGGATCGCTTGCTATCTGAGGGTTACTTTTGAGCCGTCTGTAGTGCAGCTCCCGGTAGAGTATCCTCACAACCTCGAACATGCTCCCACCTAAAGCCTCTCCTTCAGTGCCTGAACTACGGCAAAAATCTCGTCCTGGCTCTCGGTCAGTTTGAGGAAGACATCCTCCAAGCTCTCCTCATGGGCGAACTTCTTGAGTTCGTCAACCGTTCCCTCGGCAATTATTTCGCCGTTGTAGATAACGCCAACACGATCGCAGATCATCTCCGCCAGCTGGAGCACGTGGGTGGAGAATACAATGCTCCTGCCCTCCCCTTTGAACTGAAGGAGAAGTTCCCTGAGAATGCGAGCGCTTTTAGGGTCGAGGCCGTTCATGGCCTCATCAAGGATAAGGACTTTTGGATCATGGAGGAGGGCGCTTATGAGGGAAACCTTCTGCTTGGTTCCGAAGCTGAGGGAGCCTATCAGCTCACCGAGGTATTTCTCTATCCCAAAGGCCTTCACAAGGGTCTCGACCATCTCATTGAGCCTTTCTCCTGGAATCCGTCTCACACTCCCGATGAAGTTGAAGAACTCGATTGGGGTGAGGCTTTCATAGAGAACGGGAGTTTCGGGGACGTAGCCGGTGATCTCTTTCACTTTGATTGGATTTTCCGATACATTAACACCATCAACGAGAACCCTCCCGGAGGTGGGTCTCAGGATCCCCGCAAGGATTTTCATCGTCGTTGACTTTCCACTACCGTTGGGACCAAGAAGGCCGTATATCTCGCCATTTTTTACCGTGAAGCTGATTCCCCTAAGGGCGTGAGTGGAACCAAAGGTCTTGACGAGGTTCTCGGCTTCAATCACCCTACCACCCGGGATAAAATTTCACCCACCGCTAATAAGTCTTGTCCATTGACTGACCTCCCTCCCTGCATTGAAGGGCGAGGATTAACCC of the Thermococcus onnurineus NA1 genome contains:
- a CDS encoding ABC transporter ATP-binding protein is translated as MIEAENLVKTFGSTHALRGISFTVKNGEIYGLLGPNGSGKSTTMKILAGILRPTSGRVLVDGVNVSENPIKVKEITGYVPETPVLYESLTPIEFFNFIGSVRRIPGERLNEMVETLVKAFGIEKYLGELIGSLSFGTKQKVSLISALLHDPKVLILDEAMNGLDPKSARILRELLLQFKGEGRSIVFSTHVLQLAEMICDRVGVIYNGEIIAEGTVDELKKFAHEESLEDVFLKLTESQDEIFAVVQALKERL
- a CDS encoding membrane protein, which codes for MFEVVRILYRELHYRRLKSNPQIASDPKKFEKQLKTSGDIIRGILFQSIAFLFFGFMMAMAIKSTGDKTKAVIMFSTYAMLPFVMALYTTAVNASYTTSMGIFEPLKPLPIKTGAKYLSLLLMIDNVPALVAMLPSVGVLALNYGLTGILGLLWITIGAFLGHVLGLVIFRFFGSASVDGRFSSLKTLARTMGVLLFISMFYALNYIQAYVSEHYKELIPVFSRYSIAYPFSVTSILEPIISVLILLGYIAILAPLYLVVIRRLWERMGENLKTSRTVVSKFRAKILSPVLALTMKDLRIIFRKSSLFVGLLLPLFIVLPTAISVLSSRKVSEWAVVSVLFMIAWMASVGIDTVLKIDGLEFEFLRSLPITLGQFVRGKLITMNAVPISAGVVLVLVASYLNPYLLKLVPAAIVLPLLTSSLAMTFFYHGEKELSLPETNFGHVIALMILNGITLGIVAGVWFLLGYPYAMGLSILGVFVFLKAVSR